The following are encoded in a window of Bradyrhizobium guangdongense genomic DNA:
- a CDS encoding DUF2285 domain-containing protein — MSGPPLNPDVADVPPNEPALTAYDERHVVTYMRLLQAEGEGADWREVARVVLRMDPEREPDRARSAYQSHLARAKWITEQGRLLRGTGFK, encoded by the coding sequence ATGAGTGGACCTCCATTAAATCCTGATGTCGCTGACGTCCCGCCGAACGAGCCGGCGCTGACCGCTTATGACGAACGGCATGTCGTCACGTACATGCGCCTTCTGCAGGCCGAAGGGGAGGGGGCGGACTGGCGCGAAGTGGCTCGAGTGGTTTTGCGTATGGACCCCGAGCGGGAGCCAGACCGTGCGCGGAGCGCATATCAGAGCCACCTCGCGCGGGCCAAATGGATAACTGAACAGGGCCGCTTATTACGTGGCACTGGCTTCAAATAG
- a CDS encoding molybdopterin-dependent oxidoreductase, giving the protein MNQHAKIEIRHSTCPHDCPSACALDVEVVEGRSIGRVRGSKKQTYTAGVVCAKVARYAERIHHPERVMHPLRRMGPKGSGQFARISWDEALDEIADRFNQAEREFGAESIWPYYYAGTMGVVMRDGLNRLTHVKKYSRFYQTICANVARIGFAIGTGRIAGVDPREMALSDLVVIWGTNPVNTQVNVMTHAARARKERGAKIAAVDVYDNETMKQADIKILLRPGTDGAFACGVMHVLFRDGYADRAYMDKYTDCPNELEAHLKTRTPAWASAICGVPVAEIEAFARAVGETKRTFFRLGYGFTRSRNGATQMHAANCIPAVTGAWQYEGGGAFFNNYALWHFNESVIEGHDALDKTVRALDQSQIGRILTGDAGALLGKGPVKAMLIQNTNPMTVAPEQALVRQGFAREDLFVAVHEQFMTETAQMADIVLPATMFMEHDDLYYGGGHQHISVGPKLIDPPGECRSNHEVLQALAPRLGARHRGFEMTPRELIDTTLRLSGHGDIAGLEADIWRDLQPDFRTSHYLDGFAHPDGKFHFRADWAHPPFGQTMGDFEQMPSLPDHWAVIEHTDQSHPFRLATSPSRSFLNTTFNETPSSQAREGKASVMIHPLDAAALDIAEGDAVTLGNVRGETTLIAVLFEGVRRGVLIAESVHPNKNHIGGRGINMLTGADTIAPIGGAAFHDNKVWIRKAAA; this is encoded by the coding sequence ATGAACCAGCACGCCAAGATCGAGATCCGCCACTCCACCTGTCCCCATGATTGCCCGTCGGCTTGTGCGCTCGATGTCGAGGTGGTTGAGGGCCGCAGCATCGGCCGGGTACGCGGATCGAAGAAGCAGACCTATACGGCTGGCGTGGTTTGCGCCAAGGTTGCTCGTTACGCCGAGCGCATCCATCACCCCGAGCGAGTGATGCATCCCCTGCGCCGGATGGGGCCGAAGGGCTCCGGACAATTTGCGCGGATCAGCTGGGACGAGGCGCTGGACGAAATTGCCGATCGCTTCAACCAGGCCGAGCGCGAATTCGGCGCGGAGTCGATCTGGCCCTATTATTACGCCGGCACGATGGGCGTAGTGATGCGCGACGGCCTCAACCGTCTCACGCATGTAAAGAAATATTCGCGCTTTTATCAGACCATCTGCGCCAACGTCGCGCGCATCGGTTTTGCGATCGGCACCGGCAGGATCGCTGGCGTTGATCCGCGCGAAATGGCGCTGTCCGATCTCGTGGTGATCTGGGGCACCAACCCCGTGAACACGCAGGTCAACGTGATGACGCACGCCGCGCGGGCCCGCAAGGAGCGCGGCGCGAAAATCGCAGCTGTCGACGTCTACGACAACGAGACCATGAAGCAGGCCGATATCAAGATCCTGCTGCGGCCAGGCACCGACGGCGCGTTTGCCTGCGGCGTGATGCATGTGTTGTTCCGCGACGGCTATGCCGACCGCGCTTACATGGATAAGTATACCGATTGCCCCAATGAGCTCGAGGCGCATCTGAAGACGCGCACCCCCGCATGGGCGTCGGCGATATGCGGCGTGCCGGTGGCGGAGATCGAGGCCTTTGCCAGGGCCGTCGGCGAGACCAAGCGGACGTTCTTCCGGCTTGGCTACGGCTTCACGCGTTCGCGCAACGGCGCGACGCAGATGCATGCGGCGAACTGCATTCCCGCGGTGACCGGCGCCTGGCAGTATGAGGGCGGCGGCGCCTTCTTCAACAATTACGCGCTGTGGCACTTCAACGAGTCCGTCATCGAAGGCCATGATGCGCTCGACAAGACGGTCCGCGCGCTCGACCAATCGCAGATCGGCCGCATCCTCACCGGTGATGCCGGGGCCCTGCTCGGCAAGGGGCCGGTCAAGGCGATGCTGATCCAGAATACCAATCCGATGACGGTGGCGCCGGAGCAAGCGCTGGTCCGGCAGGGTTTTGCGCGCGAGGATCTGTTCGTCGCAGTCCACGAGCAGTTCATGACCGAGACGGCGCAGATGGCCGATATCGTACTGCCGGCGACCATGTTCATGGAGCATGATGATCTCTATTACGGCGGCGGACACCAGCACATCTCGGTCGGTCCCAAGCTGATCGACCCGCCCGGCGAATGCCGCTCCAACCATGAGGTGCTGCAGGCGCTGGCGCCGCGGCTCGGTGCCAGGCACCGGGGTTTTGAGATGACCCCGCGCGAGTTGATCGACACGACGTTGAGGCTCAGCGGCCACGGCGACATTGCGGGCCTTGAAGCCGACATCTGGCGCGATCTACAGCCGGATTTCCGCACCTCGCATTATCTCGACGGCTTCGCGCATCCCGACGGGAAATTTCACTTCAGGGCGGACTGGGCGCATCCTCCGTTCGGTCAGACCATGGGCGATTTCGAGCAAATGCCTTCGCTGCCGGACCATTGGGCCGTGATCGAGCACACCGATCAATCTCATCCGTTCCGGCTTGCGACCAGCCCGTCGCGCAGCTTCCTCAATACTACGTTCAACGAGACCCCGTCCTCGCAGGCGCGCGAGGGCAAAGCGAGCGTCATGATCCATCCTCTCGATGCAGCCGCGCTCGATATCGCGGAGGGTGACGCTGTGACCCTCGGCAATGTCAGGGGCGAGACCACGCTGATTGCCGTATTGTTTGAGGGCGTGCGGCGCGGCGTGCTGATCGCGGAGTCCGTGCATCCGAACAAGAACCATATCGGCGGCCGCGGCATCAACATGCTGACCGGTGCGGACACCATCGCCCCGATCGGCGGGGCGGCGTTCCACGACAACAAGGTCTGGATCAGGAAAGCCGCAGCTTGA
- a CDS encoding DUF7146 domain-containing protein, giving the protein MPSNASELARRLAREAEAVCRHYLSRGKRAGRYWVVGDVHNTPGRSLFVRLEESPNGPAGKWTDAATGEHGDLLDIIRESMSLRHFHEVAQEARRFLSLPHSEQQPASKSVRLPAPIGSQEAARRLFAMSSAIEGTLAETYLQCRGITRIHHGNSLRFHPRCYYRPDEHSPAESWPAMIAPVTDLDGQITGAHRTWLDPDGFDYVRLGKAPIDTPRRAMGYLLGNAVRFGMVDDVLAVGEGIETILSLRHALPTLPMAAALSANHLSALLFPAGLRRLYIARDDDAAGNAAQEILTRRAEAIGVEAIPLSPWLGDFNEDLRIFGLDALRAALGLHLVPEDVARFLHSSMVAAE; this is encoded by the coding sequence ATGCCAAGCAATGCCTCCGAACTGGCACGCCGCCTCGCGCGAGAGGCCGAGGCGGTGTGCAGGCACTACCTCTCCCGGGGCAAGCGAGCGGGGCGATACTGGGTGGTCGGCGACGTCCACAACACGCCGGGCCGCTCGTTGTTCGTACGGCTCGAGGAATCGCCGAACGGACCTGCTGGCAAATGGACCGACGCGGCAACGGGCGAACATGGTGATCTGCTCGACATCATACGAGAAAGCATGAGCTTGCGACACTTCCACGAGGTCGCCCAGGAGGCGCGGCGCTTCCTCAGCTTACCTCATTCCGAGCAGCAGCCGGCATCGAAATCAGTTCGCTTGCCAGCGCCGATCGGATCACAAGAGGCGGCTCGTCGGCTCTTTGCGATGTCCAGCGCGATTGAAGGGACGTTAGCCGAGACGTACTTACAATGCCGTGGAATAACCCGCATCCACCATGGTAACAGCCTCCGCTTCCACCCCCGTTGCTACTATAGGCCGGACGAGCATTCGCCGGCAGAGAGCTGGCCGGCAATGATAGCCCCCGTCACGGACCTCGATGGGCAGATCACCGGTGCCCATCGCACCTGGCTCGATCCAGACGGCTTTGATTACGTGCGCCTCGGCAAGGCTCCGATTGACACGCCACGGCGGGCCATGGGCTACCTTCTGGGCAATGCCGTTCGTTTCGGGATGGTCGATGATGTACTTGCGGTCGGCGAGGGGATCGAGACCATCCTGTCATTACGTCATGCACTGCCAACCTTACCCATGGCAGCGGCGCTTTCGGCCAATCACCTTTCAGCCCTGTTGTTCCCAGCTGGGCTGCGGCGGCTCTACATCGCCCGCGACGACGATGCCGCGGGGAATGCCGCGCAGGAAATTCTTACCCGGCGCGCTGAGGCGATCGGCGTTGAAGCGATCCCGCTCTCGCCTTGGCTCGGCGACTTCAACGAAGATCTGCGCATCTTCGGCCTCGACGCGCTGCGAGCAGCATTGGGGCTTCATCTCGTACCAGAGGACGTCGCCCGCTTCCTGCATTCCTCGATGGTAGCTGCGGAATAG
- a CDS encoding ArdC family protein — MLNSTACTRTGEDRAKLYNEITDKIIAELEAGRVPWVQPWGTAAVKPALAMPRNASTNRQYSGVNILILWGAVIERGFTGQSWLTFRQVLSLGGHVRKGERGTTVVYADRFVPNDEKRRAAEAGEDAKVLSFLKRFTVFNTDQCDELPDNITAVAPPPPADLIEPTVDALIKASKIPFRIGGDRAFYATAEDYVQVPPPQAYFETINWHRTALHELGHATGHPSRLNRDQSGSFATKKYAFEELVAELSSAFGCASLGIVPTVRHADYIGSWLEVLREDNRAIMRAASQASKAADYLLGFVPDSIQPASLAGISQGEAA, encoded by the coding sequence ATGTTAAACTCTACTGCTTGCACGCGTACTGGCGAGGACCGGGCGAAGCTCTATAACGAAATCACCGACAAGATCATCGCCGAGCTTGAGGCAGGACGCGTTCCCTGGGTTCAGCCCTGGGGGACCGCCGCGGTCAAACCGGCGCTGGCAATGCCGAGAAACGCGTCAACCAACCGGCAATACAGTGGCGTTAACATCCTCATCCTCTGGGGAGCAGTTATCGAACGGGGATTCACCGGACAAAGTTGGCTCACCTTCCGCCAGGTGCTCTCGCTAGGCGGCCACGTTCGCAAGGGAGAGCGCGGCACCACAGTCGTCTATGCGGACCGCTTCGTGCCGAACGATGAGAAGCGGCGCGCAGCGGAGGCCGGCGAAGATGCGAAAGTGTTGTCATTCCTCAAACGATTTACCGTTTTCAACACCGATCAGTGCGATGAACTGCCCGACAACATCACCGCCGTTGCACCGCCACCGCCGGCTGACCTCATCGAACCGACTGTCGACGCCCTGATCAAGGCCAGCAAAATCCCATTTCGGATTGGTGGAGACCGCGCATTCTATGCCACAGCCGAGGACTATGTGCAGGTCCCACCGCCACAGGCCTATTTCGAAACAATCAACTGGCACCGCACAGCGCTGCATGAACTCGGTCATGCGACCGGGCATCCCTCGCGCCTCAATCGCGACCAGAGCGGATCCTTCGCTACGAAGAAATATGCCTTCGAAGAACTGGTCGCCGAGCTGAGTTCAGCGTTCGGCTGCGCCTCGCTCGGGATCGTCCCGACGGTGCGTCACGCCGACTATATCGGCTCCTGGCTTGAAGTCCTGCGCGAAGACAATCGGGCGATCATGCGCGCCGCCTCGCAGGCGAGCAAGGCTGCGGACTATTTGCTCGGCTTCGTTCCCGATTCTATTCAGCCCGCGTCGCTTGCGGGCATCAGTCAGGGCGAGGCTGCGTGA
- a CDS encoding helix-turn-helix transcriptional regulator, translated as MPDPMAGLPPRFLRTPEAARYLGLSGRTLEKHRTYGTGPTYRKIGGRVVYAFDDLKAWADRGAKTSTSDPGKGTVLPAKKHPVLRPYAGQERR; from the coding sequence ATGCCCGATCCAATGGCCGGTCTTCCCCCGCGCTTCCTGCGTACACCTGAGGCGGCGAGATATCTCGGCCTGTCCGGCCGCACGCTGGAAAAACATCGCACTTACGGTACGGGACCGACGTATCGGAAGATCGGCGGACGCGTTGTCTACGCCTTCGATGACCTGAAAGCGTGGGCCGACCGCGGCGCCAAGACGTCGACCTCAGATCCCGGGAAGGGGACCGTGCTGCCGGCCAAGAAGCATCCGGTGCTGCGCCCTTATGCGGGCCAAGAGCGTCGCTGA
- a CDS encoding transcriptional regulator domain-containing protein has protein sequence MPEFDWRSPESYKSLQDAEVTDIAWECLRRNVDYQREYEVMIANSANGEVTDAFRRKWGICFRP, from the coding sequence ATGCCTGAATTCGACTGGCGGTCGCCGGAATCCTACAAGAGCCTGCAAGACGCCGAAGTCACCGACATCGCCTGGGAGTGTCTCCGCCGTAACGTCGACTATCAACGTGAGTACGAGGTGATGATTGCCAACAGCGCTAACGGCGAAGTGACAGACGCATTCAGGAGGAAATGGGGCATCTGCTTTCGCCCATGA
- a CDS encoding tripartite tricarboxylate transporter substrate binding protein, with the protein MLALAAGLLTAFAASPSPAQEYPAHAVRIVVPFGAGGPADVAARLISQALQERFGQPFVVENRTGAGGVIGTVEAAKSPADGYTLLMMSNTQTANESLLTLEQRKYDLMHDLAPVAPVNYSDLVIAVNPQVPVKTLAEFIALAKAQPGKLNYASSGQGTPYHMAGELFKAMAGIDVVHVPYRNSGEARSGVIGGQVQMMIDAVPAMAPNIGENQVRALATTGKQRSTVLPNVPTAAEAGVPGYEATIWLGLMAPAGTPKPVIDKLNSAVNAMVRRADIVKLWTEQGAVPMSMSPEEFDRFLRGDIAKWGDVVKKFNKS; encoded by the coding sequence ATGCTGGCGCTGGCTGCCGGCCTGCTCACCGCGTTTGCCGCAAGCCCGTCCCCGGCACAAGAATATCCCGCGCACGCGGTCCGCATCGTCGTGCCATTCGGCGCCGGCGGACCAGCCGACGTCGCGGCCCGGCTGATCAGCCAAGCCCTCCAGGAGCGCTTTGGCCAGCCCTTCGTGGTCGAGAACCGCACCGGCGCGGGCGGCGTCATCGGTACGGTCGAGGCGGCGAAGTCGCCGGCCGACGGTTACACGCTGCTGATGATGTCCAACACCCAGACCGCCAATGAATCGCTGCTGACGCTGGAGCAACGCAAATACGATTTGATGCACGATCTCGCACCGGTCGCGCCGGTGAATTATTCCGATCTCGTCATCGCGGTGAACCCGCAAGTCCCGGTGAAGACCCTTGCCGAGTTCATTGCACTCGCCAAGGCGCAGCCGGGAAAGCTGAACTACGCCTCCTCCGGCCAGGGCACGCCGTACCACATGGCCGGCGAGTTGTTCAAAGCCATGGCCGGAATTGATGTCGTCCACGTCCCCTACCGCAACAGCGGCGAAGCCCGCAGCGGCGTGATCGGCGGCCAGGTGCAGATGATGATCGATGCGGTGCCGGCCATGGCGCCGAACATCGGAGAGAACCAGGTTCGCGCGCTTGCGACCACCGGCAAGCAGCGCTCGACCGTGCTGCCGAATGTGCCCACCGCCGCCGAGGCTGGTGTCCCAGGCTACGAAGCGACGATCTGGCTCGGCCTGATGGCGCCGGCGGGCACACCAAAGCCTGTCATCGACAAGCTCAATTCAGCCGTGAATGCCATGGTGAGACGCGCCGACATCGTCAAGCTCTGGACCGAGCAGGGTGCCGTGCCCATGTCAATGTCCCCAGAGGAATTTGACAGGTTCCTGCGCGGCGACATCGCGAAATGGGGCGATGTCGTCAAGAAGTTCAACAAGTCCTGA
- a CDS encoding (2Fe-2S)-binding protein gives MPVIQFRLNGTPTAVATDADQPLLDVLRGRLGITGAHFGCGAGECGACHVMVDGRAMTSCDFPMWSVLDKDVVTLEGLGTAEQPHPLQNAFISEQATQCGYCVSGILISAAALLKRNPSPTEAQVRAALDRNLCRCGSHNRMVRAVLRAAAEMATS, from the coding sequence ATGCCCGTCATTCAGTTCCGGCTCAACGGCACGCCGACTGCGGTCGCTACCGATGCGGATCAGCCCCTGCTGGATGTGCTGCGCGGTCGGCTTGGAATCACAGGTGCGCATTTCGGCTGCGGCGCCGGTGAATGTGGCGCCTGCCACGTCATGGTCGATGGCCGCGCGATGACCTCGTGCGACTTTCCGATGTGGTCGGTGCTGGACAAGGACGTCGTCACGCTTGAGGGCCTCGGTACCGCAGAGCAGCCGCACCCGCTGCAAAACGCCTTCATCTCCGAACAGGCGACGCAGTGCGGCTATTGCGTCTCGGGAATCCTGATCAGCGCGGCGGCGTTGCTCAAGCGCAATCCATCGCCGACGGAGGCGCAGGTGAGAGCTGCGCTCGATCGCAATCTGTGCCGCTGCGGATCGCACAACCGCATGGTCCGCGCCGTACTGCGAGCGGCAGCGGAAATGGCAACGTCATGA
- a CDS encoding DUF2285 domain-containing protein gives MAGDGRASSQPLLDLTAGQVRRAADGWHAVLRISAVDHRVWSKDPPVLGASYAAELPFDADFDARAYAARRLWRAMNGRAPGPAFHTLSRQRRERLSAAIRALDAHSAGGSYRVIAEALFGKKRIPDRAWKTHDLRNRTIRLVQGGLALMRDGYRALLRPGRNDE, from the coding sequence ATGGCCGGCGACGGCAGGGCGTCGTCTCAGCCACTGCTCGACCTTACAGCAGGTCAGGTGCGGCGCGCCGCTGACGGCTGGCATGCCGTTCTGCGCATCAGTGCGGTAGATCACCGTGTCTGGTCCAAGGACCCGCCAGTGCTTGGCGCGTCTTATGCAGCCGAACTGCCGTTTGATGCCGATTTCGATGCGCGTGCGTATGCAGCCCGCCGGCTGTGGCGTGCGATGAATGGACGCGCGCCAGGTCCGGCATTTCACACGCTATCCAGACAGCGTCGCGAACGCCTGAGCGCCGCGATCCGCGCGCTCGATGCACATAGCGCGGGCGGTAGTTATCGCGTTATCGCCGAAGCGCTGTTCGGCAAAAAGCGTATCCCCGATCGCGCCTGGAAGACGCATGATCTGCGCAATCGAACAATCCGCTTGGTGCAAGGCGGCCTCGCGTTGATGCGCGATGGCTACCGCGCACTCCTGCGGCCCGGGCGCAACGACGAGTAG
- a CDS encoding DUF736 domain-containing protein has protein sequence MANIGSFKKMGNDFHGEIVTLSLQAKGVRIVAETNKFNDNAPSHRIYVGRAEIGAAWSKRSEEGRDYLSLKLDDPSFNAPIYANLFDDEGGEGYTLLWSRARKSGE, from the coding sequence ATGGCTAACATCGGTTCTTTCAAGAAGATGGGCAATGATTTCCATGGCGAGATCGTCACCCTGAGCCTGCAAGCCAAGGGCGTCCGTATCGTCGCGGAGACCAATAAGTTCAATGACAACGCTCCAAGCCATCGCATCTACGTGGGCCGGGCCGAGATCGGCGCAGCTTGGTCCAAGCGTTCCGAGGAAGGCCGCGACTACCTCTCGCTCAAGCTCGACGACCCCTCGTTCAACGCGCCGATCTACGCGAACCTGTTCGACGACGAAGGCGGTGAAGGCTACACCCTGCTCTGGTCTCGGGCGCGCAAGAGCGGCGAGTAA
- a CDS encoding enoyl-CoA hydratase/isomerase family protein, whose amino-acid sequence MTDTTAVIAEKRGQAFWITINRPEKRNALNGEVIAGIARGYHDAQDDKDVRVIVLTGAGDKAFCAGADLQNSGAAFAMDHSRPNVDYADLLRLSQNATKPAIARLSGVCMAGGMGLLCMTDMAVAADHVIFGLPEVKVGVFPMQVLSLLQEIAPRRLVNEWALTGEPFDAKAAKEAGLLNYVVPAAELDAKLDWLIGRIVDKSPTAIRRGKYAMRAIASMSFDESIAYTESQIALLAMTEDAKEGLKAFSEKRKPVWTGR is encoded by the coding sequence ATGACCGACACCACAGCCGTCATCGCCGAGAAGCGCGGGCAGGCGTTCTGGATTACCATCAACCGGCCGGAGAAGCGCAACGCGCTGAACGGCGAGGTGATTGCCGGCATCGCGCGCGGCTATCATGACGCGCAAGATGACAAGGATGTCCGCGTCATCGTGCTGACCGGGGCGGGCGACAAGGCTTTTTGCGCCGGTGCCGATTTGCAAAATTCCGGCGCAGCTTTCGCAATGGATCATTCCAGGCCGAATGTCGATTATGCCGATCTGCTGCGCTTGTCCCAGAACGCCACCAAACCCGCGATCGCGCGCCTCAGTGGCGTCTGCATGGCGGGCGGAATGGGCCTTCTGTGCATGACCGACATGGCGGTTGCAGCCGACCATGTCATCTTCGGTCTGCCGGAGGTGAAAGTTGGCGTGTTTCCGATGCAGGTGCTGAGCCTGCTGCAGGAGATCGCGCCGCGACGCCTCGTCAACGAATGGGCGCTCACCGGAGAGCCGTTCGATGCCAAGGCTGCAAAGGAGGCGGGCCTGCTCAATTACGTGGTGCCGGCGGCCGAGCTCGATGCCAAGCTCGACTGGCTGATCGGCCGCATTGTCGACAAATCCCCGACTGCGATCCGCCGCGGCAAATACGCCATGCGCGCCATCGCCTCGATGTCATTCGACGAGAGCATCGCCTACACCGAAAGCCAGATCGCCCTGCTGGCGATGACCGAGGATGCCAAAGAGGGGCTGAAGGCATTTAGCGAGAAGCGAAAGCCGGTCTGGACGGGGAGGTAG
- a CDS encoding DUF2493 domain-containing protein → MTDQDDIEPPHASSPTDQVLTELQLFGYRRFEDQPDPRPLPEGKMIAGAVADVFDALVATLSDTRLEPDLNDLLWSTVNLFHRAVDRVERQLDDNERAQQKSQREQNGSEVRSVELERMTAEGITLIERRNCLELFRDQAIERFETHTGSFWRPRSGSLVHHRTLTAAMIDSRDFIAAKCRAEIEVMMPSGPKIALTGGLDFNDHNLIWDRLDKVHAKHPDMVLLHGGSPKGAELIASKWATTRKVPQIAFKPDWTKHAKAAPFKRNDAMLEHLPIGVMHFPGTGIQDNLADKAKRLGIPVWRFGGA, encoded by the coding sequence ATGACCGACCAAGACGACATTGAACCGCCGCACGCCTCTTCTCCAACTGACCAGGTCCTCACTGAATTACAGCTGTTTGGCTACCGCCGGTTCGAGGACCAGCCTGACCCACGCCCGCTTCCCGAGGGCAAGATGATCGCTGGCGCCGTCGCCGATGTGTTCGACGCCCTGGTCGCGACGTTGAGCGACACGCGACTCGAGCCGGACCTTAATGATCTGCTCTGGTCGACGGTCAACCTGTTCCACCGCGCCGTCGACCGCGTTGAACGCCAACTCGACGACAACGAACGGGCGCAGCAGAAAAGCCAGCGTGAGCAGAATGGCTCGGAAGTCCGATCGGTCGAACTCGAACGTATGACGGCCGAAGGCATCACGTTGATCGAGCGCCGCAACTGCCTGGAACTCTTCCGCGACCAGGCCATCGAGCGGTTTGAGACACACACCGGCTCATTCTGGCGTCCCCGATCGGGCTCCCTGGTGCACCACCGCACGCTGACCGCGGCGATGATCGACTCTCGCGACTTCATCGCTGCCAAGTGCCGCGCCGAGATCGAGGTCATGATGCCCTCGGGGCCGAAGATCGCGCTCACCGGAGGGCTAGACTTCAACGACCATAACCTCATTTGGGATCGCCTCGACAAGGTTCACGCCAAGCATCCCGATATGGTGCTGCTTCACGGCGGCTCCCCTAAAGGAGCTGAACTGATCGCGTCCAAATGGGCGACGACCCGCAAGGTACCTCAAATTGCTTTCAAGCCCGATTGGACGAAACATGCCAAGGCAGCACCGTTCAAGCGCAACGATGCCATGCTCGAACACCTGCCGATCGGCGTCATGCACTTCCCGGGCACGGGAATCCAGGACAACCTCGCCGATAAGGCAAAGCGCCTCGGCATCCCCGTCTGGAGGTTCGGCGGCGCGTGA
- a CDS encoding DUF2840 domain-containing protein: MSDLTEVEVLWLEKRIENRVRFGRVVKERKLDHHRRVLSFAPGSIFAFVRWTSSDFGAIISRIDILRAVAPGQRCSTVPYVTPGGEILLRLSGWPKVERVLQMVEAVEALGVDPVDVAPDHWHHIHNRLSVNENPRPYTKARHQAWLHRARITR, translated from the coding sequence ATGAGTGATCTCACGGAAGTGGAAGTGTTGTGGCTTGAGAAGCGCATCGAAAACCGCGTTCGGTTTGGTCGTGTTGTCAAGGAAAGGAAGCTTGATCATCACCGGCGCGTCCTGTCATTTGCACCCGGCAGCATCTTTGCTTTCGTCCGTTGGACCTCCAGCGATTTTGGAGCGATCATTTCGCGGATCGATATCTTGCGTGCAGTCGCCCCGGGACAGCGCTGCTCGACCGTTCCTTATGTGACGCCCGGCGGAGAGATTTTGCTGCGGCTCTCTGGTTGGCCGAAAGTCGAGCGCGTGCTGCAGATGGTCGAGGCCGTTGAGGCGCTCGGCGTCGATCCGGTTGATGTCGCGCCTGACCATTGGCATCACATTCACAACCGCCTGTCCGTCAACGAAAACCCGCGCCCATATACGAAAGCGCGCCATCAGGCCTGGCTTCACCGCGCGAGGATAACGCGATGA
- a CDS encoding helix-turn-helix domain-containing protein, with product MKARALVAWNVRRIRVDRGIPQEQLAYDAGIDRSYMSGLERQTENPTIDLLERLAETLGVRLSEFFVEPPKGAATPKPLSKGRKRIRLSVKDK from the coding sequence ATGAAAGCTCGTGCGCTTGTGGCCTGGAACGTCCGCCGAATCCGCGTTGATCGCGGTATTCCGCAAGAGCAACTGGCGTATGATGCTGGGATCGACCGCTCGTATATGAGCGGTCTGGAACGGCAAACCGAGAATCCAACCATTGATCTGCTCGAGCGACTGGCCGAAACGTTAGGTGTTCGGCTGTCAGAATTCTTTGTTGAGCCGCCCAAGGGAGCCGCCACGCCTAAGCCACTATCAAAGGGCCGAAAACGGATTCGTCTCAGTGTAAAGGATAAATAG
- a CDS encoding S26 family signal peptidase: MTRHTKTLIATFGAAAALVATLALKPLPVYVWNASASVPIGLYRLSPAVTSFVTELVAVQPPEPLATFLDLNGYLPLGVPMLKRILALPGQTVCRIGLTISVNGIAMGEARDRDGRGRPLPKWQGCRVVGDGELFLMNWQSRDSLDGRYFGFLPTAAVIGRALPVWTWEE; encoded by the coding sequence ATGACAAGGCATACGAAGACACTGATCGCGACGTTTGGTGCAGCTGCCGCGCTTGTCGCGACGCTCGCTCTGAAGCCGCTTCCGGTCTACGTTTGGAATGCATCCGCGAGTGTGCCAATCGGTCTTTATCGCTTAAGCCCGGCGGTGACCTCCTTTGTCACCGAGCTGGTGGCCGTTCAGCCGCCCGAACCACTTGCGACTTTCCTCGATTTGAACGGCTATCTGCCGCTCGGCGTGCCCATGTTGAAGCGGATCTTGGCGCTGCCAGGGCAAACGGTCTGCAGAATCGGGCTCACGATTTCAGTCAATGGCATTGCAATGGGCGAAGCGCGGGATCGCGATGGACGCGGCCGACCGCTGCCGAAGTGGCAGGGTTGCCGGGTCGTCGGAGACGGCGAGCTCTTCCTCATGAACTGGCAGTCTCGTGACTCTCTCGACGGCCGATATTTTGGATTCTTGCCGACCGCGGCGGTAATCGGCCGTGCGCTGCCCGTGTGGACGTGGGAGGAGTGA